One stretch of Thalassophryne amazonica chromosome 19, fThaAma1.1, whole genome shotgun sequence DNA includes these proteins:
- the LOC117532339 gene encoding 14-3-3 protein zeta-like, whose protein sequence is MEDRSDQVQKAKLAEQAERYDDMAKCMKLVTETLEDELANEERNLLSVAYKNVVGARRSAWRVISSIAQKTEPCDEKLSMVNAYREQVENELKDICEEVLHLLNTHLIPKCKSCESKVFYLKMKGDYYRYLAEVASGDSKKETTSKSLESYTSAYDLCQEEMESTHPIRLGLALNFSVFYYEIVNSPEKACSLAKKAFEDAIAELEKLNEESYKDSTLIMQLLRDNLTLWTSDNPAEEGEGGDAGENVDNENEK, encoded by the exons ATGGAAGACAGATCAGATCAGGTTCAGAAGGCCAAGTTGGCAGAACAGGCTGAGCGCTATGATGACATGGCCAAATGTATGAAGCTGGTCACAGAGACTTTAGAAGATGAGCTGGCAAACGAGGAGAGGAACCTGCTGTCTGTTGCCTACAAAAATGTGGTCGGAGCGAGGCGGTCTGCCTGGAGGGTGATCAGCAGCATCGCACAGAAGACCGAACCATGTGATGAGAAGCTGTCAATGGTTAACGCATACCGGGAGCAGGTGGAGAATGAGCTGAAGGACATCTGCGAAGAAGTCTTG cATCTGCTGAATACACATTTAATCCCAAAATGTAAAAGTTGTGAGAGCAAAGTCTTCTACCTAAAGATGAAGGGAGACTACTATAGATACCTTGCTGAAGTCGCTTCTGGAGACAGTAAGAAAG AAACCACTTCAAAATCACTGGAGTCCTACACGAGTGCATATGACTTGTGCCAAGAAGAAATGGAGTCCACACATCCCATTCGCTTGGGCTTGGCCCTGAACTTCTCTGTCTTCTACTATGAGATTGTTAACTCTCCAGAAAAAGCCTGCTCCTTGGCTAAGAAG GCATTTGAAGACGCCATTGCAGAGCTTGAGAAGTTAAATGAGGAATCCTACAAAGACAGCACCCTCATCATGCAGCTCCTCAGAGACAACCTGACA TTGTGGACATCGGACAACCCAGCTGAAGAGGGCGAAGGTGGAGACGCAGGCGAAAATGTTGACAATGAAAATGAAAAGTAA